In Brevibacillus marinus, the genomic window CGCGATGAACATCAGGCTGAACGGGCAAAACGTCACGTTGCCGCAGATTGCCACGATCAGCGGGCTGCTGGCCCATTACAAGCTGCAAGAGAAAATCCTGGTCGTCGAGCGGAACGGCGAAATCGTCGACCGCTCCGCTTACGAGCAGACGCCGGTGATGGACGGCGACACAATCGAAATTGTCCACTTCGTGGGAGGAGGATGACAGCATGTTGACAATTGGCCCTTATGCGTTTCGCTCGCGGCTCTTACTGGGCACCGGCAAGTTTCCCGATCTGGAAACGCAGAGTAAAGCAGTAGAGGCGTCAGAAGCGGAGATTCTCACTTTTGCCGTCCGCCGGCTCAACCTGGAACGGCCGGACGAACCCAACTTCCTGGAACAGTTGGATCTGAAAAAATACAAGCTGCTGCCCAACACGGCGGGCGCCACCAACGCCGAGGAAGCGGTGCGGATCGCGCGCCTGGCCAAAGCGTCGGGGCTGTGCGACATGATCAAGGTGGAGGTGGTGGGCGATCCGCGCACGCTGCTGCCGGATCCGTTCGGCACGCTGGAGGCTTCGCGCATCCTGGTGGAAGAAGGGTTTATCGTGCTGGCGTACACCAATGACGATCCCGTATTGGCGAAGCGCTTGCAGGAAGTGGGCGTGCACGCGGTGATGCCGGGAGCCTCGCCGATCGGTTCCGGGCAGGGAATCATCAATGAACTCAATTTGCGCTTCATCATCGAAGAAGCGCAGGTACCGGTGATCGTCGACGCGGGCATCGGCTCGCCGGCCGATGCGGCCAAAGCGATGGAGTTGGGCGCAGACGGTGTCCTGCTCAACTCGGCGGTGGCGCTGGCGGATGATCCCGTGCTGATGGCCGAAGCGATGAAGCTGGCCGTGGAGGCAGGGCGCAAGGGATACTTGGCCGGCCGCATCCCGAAAAAGCGCTACGCATCCGCGTCCAGTCCGCAGGAAGGAATGATCGAGTGAGATGGCCGCGAGCGATCGCCAAGCCGCGGCGAAGGCGGCGCAGTTGCGAGAATCTCTGCGGGTGTACCTGGTCATCGGCAGTCAGGACTGCGGCCACTCGGCGGAGCGGATGATCCAGATCGTCGAGGAGGCGCTGGCCGGAGGCGTGCGGGCGGTGCAGTTTCGCGACAAGGGAAGCCGCCTCAGCCGCGACGAACAATTAGCCTTGGCCGGCCAGATCCAGCTGCTTTGCCGCCGTTACGGCGCCTTGTTTTTCGTCAACGACGACGTGGCCATGGCGCTCGAGCTGAAAGCGGACGGCGTGCATGTCGGACAGGAAGACATGGCGCTCGCCGAGGTACGCCGCTTGGCGCCGCCTGAGCTGATCGTCGGCATGTCAGCCGGCACGCCGGCGGAAGCGCTGGCGGCCCAACAAGGGGGAGCCGACTATATCGGCGTGGGGGCGATCTACCGCACCGCATCCAAGGCGGATGCCGGGGAACCGATCGGTCCCGCCGGGCTGGCCGAGATTCGCGCGGCAGTGGGAGCGGAGATGATCATCGTCGGGATTGGCGGGATCCAGCCGGACAACGCGGCAGCAGTCGTCGCTGCCGGTGCGGACGGGCTGGCCGTGATCTCCGCGATTGCGCGCGCCGCTTCTCCCCGCGCGGCTGCCGCCAATCTGAGGAGGTTGTATGGCGATGTCCAACGCTGACAAAGTCAAACAAGTTGTCCAGGCGATCGCCGAGCGGCGCGCAGAACTGTTTGCGCTGCTTAAGGAAGCGATCGCGTTTCCCACGGTAAGTCCGCCCGCCCGCAACACGGACGCGGCGCAAACCTGGCTGGCCCGCCGACTGGCGGAATGCGGGTTTGCCATCGATCGCTGGACCGTCTACCCGGGCGACGACAACGTGGTGGGCCGCCTAAAGGGAACGGCGTCCGAGGCCTACCGCAGTCTCATCATCAACGGCCACATCGACGTGGCCGAAGTCGGCGATGACGCCGGGTGGCGCTACCCGCCGTTTTCCCTGACAGAAGGCCCCGACGGCCGCTGGTATGGACGCGGGACCGCCGACATGAAGGGCGGTCTGATCGCCAGCTTGTTTGCGATCCGCCTGCTGCGGGAGTACGGAGTGGAGCTGCGCGGTGACCTGCTCTTCCAGTCCGTGATTGGCGAAGAAGCGGGCGAAGCGGGGACGCTCTCCGCGCTGGAGCGCGGCTACACCGCAGATTTTGCGGTTGTGGCGGACAGCAGTCAGCTGCGCCTGTGCGGACAAGGGGGAGTCATCACCGGCTGGATTACGGTGGAGAGCCCGACCACCTGGCACGATGGCATGCGCTCGCGGATGATCCACGCCGGCGGCCGCGTACACGGCGCCAGCGCGATTGAGAAGATGATGAAGATCATCGCCGCGCTCGGCGAGCTGGAGCGGCACTGGGCGGTGATGAAGCAGTATCCCGGGTTTCCGCCCGGCAGCAACACGATCAATCCGGCCGTGATTGAAGGCGGGCGCCACGCCGCGTTTGTCGCGGACAAGTGCGCGCTGTGGATCACCGTGCATTTTTATCCCAACGAGAGCTATGAGCAAGTGACGCAGGAGATCGAACAGCACATCCTGGCGGCGGCGAAAGCCGATCCGTGGCTGAAAGACCATCCGCCGACATTCCGCTGGGGCGGACGCTCCATGATCGAGGAGCGCGGCGAAATCTTTCCGGCGCTGGCGCTCGCGCCGGAGCATCCGGCGACGCAACTGCTCTGCCGCGCTTACGAGCAGCAGTGCGGCACGCCGCCGATCCTGGAGATGTCGCCGACCGTCACCGATGCCGGCTGGTTTGGCCAACTGGGCATCCCCGCCGTCATCTTCGGTCCGGGCGAGTTGGCGCAGGCCCACGCTGTCGACGAGTCGGTCGATCCGCAGGAGCTGCTGCAATTCGCCCAGATTATGGCCCGCTTTATCGCCGACTGGTGCAATACCCCAAAAAAGGAGCAATCTGTATGAGCAGATTTTCCGACCGCTTGCAGCAAAAAGTACAGCCGATCTGGGAGCGGACGCATCAGCATCCGTTTGTGACCGGGCTGGGCGACGGCACCCTGCCTGAAGATTCGTTTCGCTATTACATGAAGCAGGATTACCTCTTCCTCATCGACTACGCCAAGCTGTTCGGAATCGCCAGCGCCAAGGCGCACGATCCGCAGACCAGCGCCCGCTTTGCCGCGCTGCAGGAATCGACGCTGAACGAGGAGATGGCGCTGCACCGCGCGTACGCGCAAAGACTGGGGATCAGCCGCGAGGAGCTGGAATCCAGCGAACCGTCGTTCGTGATGCTCGCCTACACCAGCTACATGTTAAAAGTGGCCTGGCAGGGCTCGCTGGCCGAACTGGTCAGCGCGTTGTTGCCGTGCATGTGGAGCTATTCGGAAATCGGGCGGCGGCTCGCCACCAAGCCCGGCGCCTTGGACCATCCGTTCTACGGCGAGTGGGTGAAGATGTACAGTTCCGACGAGTTCGGCCAGCTGGCGCAATGGTTGATCGACCTGTTGAATCAACTGAGCGCGGGCCTCAGCGAAGCGGAACTGGCGCGGCTGGAAGAGCATTTTCTGACCACTTCGCGGATGGAGTACCTGTTCTGGGAGATGGCGTATCGAAAGGAAAGTTGGCCTTGCTGAGCAAGTTGAGCTTTCAGGACGTCAGCTTTACATACGGAGCCGAGCCGGTCATCGAAAAGCTCAGCTTCAGCGTGGAGCAGGGCCAGTTTGTCAGCCTGCTCGGCCCCAGCGGAGCGGGCAAGAGCACGC contains:
- the thiE gene encoding thiamine phosphate synthase gives rise to the protein MAASDRQAAAKAAQLRESLRVYLVIGSQDCGHSAERMIQIVEEALAGGVRAVQFRDKGSRLSRDEQLALAGQIQLLCRRYGALFFVNDDVAMALELKADGVHVGQEDMALAEVRRLAPPELIVGMSAGTPAEALAAQQGGADYIGVGAIYRTASKADAGEPIGPAGLAEIRAAVGAEMIIVGIGGIQPDNAAAVVAAGADGLAVISAIARAASPRAAAANLRRLYGDVQR
- a CDS encoding thiazole synthase, translated to MLTIGPYAFRSRLLLGTGKFPDLETQSKAVEASEAEILTFAVRRLNLERPDEPNFLEQLDLKKYKLLPNTAGATNAEEAVRIARLAKASGLCDMIKVEVVGDPRTLLPDPFGTLEASRILVEEGFIVLAYTNDDPVLAKRLQEVGVHAVMPGASPIGSGQGIINELNLRFIIEEAQVPVIVDAGIGSPADAAKAMELGADGVLLNSAVALADDPVLMAEAMKLAVEAGRKGYLAGRIPKKRYASASSPQEGMIE
- a CDS encoding acetylornithine deacetylase is translated as MSNADKVKQVVQAIAERRAELFALLKEAIAFPTVSPPARNTDAAQTWLARRLAECGFAIDRWTVYPGDDNVVGRLKGTASEAYRSLIINGHIDVAEVGDDAGWRYPPFSLTEGPDGRWYGRGTADMKGGLIASLFAIRLLREYGVELRGDLLFQSVIGEEAGEAGTLSALERGYTADFAVVADSSQLRLCGQGGVITGWITVESPTTWHDGMRSRMIHAGGRVHGASAIEKMMKIIAALGELERHWAVMKQYPGFPPGSNTINPAVIEGGRHAAFVADKCALWITVHFYPNESYEQVTQEIEQHILAAAKADPWLKDHPPTFRWGGRSMIEERGEIFPALALAPEHPATQLLCRAYEQQCGTPPILEMSPTVTDAGWFGQLGIPAVIFGPGELAQAHAVDESVDPQELLQFAQIMARFIADWCNTPKKEQSV
- the tenA gene encoding thiaminase II, which encodes MSRFSDRLQQKVQPIWERTHQHPFVTGLGDGTLPEDSFRYYMKQDYLFLIDYAKLFGIASAKAHDPQTSARFAALQESTLNEEMALHRAYAQRLGISREELESSEPSFVMLAYTSYMLKVAWQGSLAELVSALLPCMWSYSEIGRRLATKPGALDHPFYGEWVKMYSSDEFGQLAQWLIDLLNQLSAGLSEAELARLEEHFLTTSRMEYLFWEMAYRKESWPC
- the thiS gene encoding sulfur carrier protein ThiS, which translates into the protein MNIRLNGQNVTLPQIATISGLLAHYKLQEKILVVERNGEIVDRSAYEQTPVMDGDTIEIVHFVGGG